Proteins encoded within one genomic window of Stigmatella aurantiaca:
- a CDS encoding glycoside hydrolase family 43 protein encodes MKPLRLRVSSAALVLATCLGSAIPARAATPQPVYAPTNGFPDPSVLSNNGQFYGMATGSLVPSAQGTIASGPWTAQGPALTSKPAWATGGGMWAPDLERISANEWVLYFAAPVAGLDSGQRCIGAATASTPLGPFTPVAGGPLVCPGGADTPTADDTVPNRPIATAGVIDPSGFEDSDGTRYLLYKTQQLPSSLRIVRLNAAGTHVLSGATSRQLSRSDRIVENPVLVKRGGAYILFASRGPYNKCSYETIWMRASSLAANAFNTATQHTLLTPASTEGVCGPGGGDIAAALDGGQRLFFHGWLCGSSPCPSGFDAQSDTGGRRGMYVGVLGWSASNDPVVNLFLNPGD; translated from the coding sequence TTGAAGCCACTCCGCCTCCGCGTTTCCAGCGCGGCCCTCGTCCTCGCCACGTGCCTGGGGAGTGCCATCCCCGCCCGCGCCGCCACCCCCCAGCCGGTCTACGCGCCCACCAACGGGTTCCCCGATCCCTCCGTGCTCAGCAACAACGGCCAGTTCTACGGCATGGCGACCGGGAGCCTCGTCCCCTCGGCCCAGGGCACCATCGCCTCGGGGCCCTGGACGGCCCAAGGCCCGGCGCTTACCTCCAAGCCCGCGTGGGCCACGGGCGGCGGCATGTGGGCACCGGACCTTGAGCGGATCAGCGCGAACGAGTGGGTGCTCTACTTCGCCGCCCCTGTCGCCGGGCTGGACAGCGGCCAGCGCTGCATCGGTGCGGCCACCGCTAGCACGCCGCTGGGGCCGTTCACCCCTGTCGCCGGCGGGCCGCTGGTGTGCCCGGGCGGGGCCGACACCCCCACCGCGGACGATACCGTCCCGAATCGCCCCATCGCGACGGCCGGTGTCATCGATCCCTCCGGCTTCGAGGACAGCGACGGCACGCGCTACCTGCTCTACAAGACGCAGCAGCTGCCGTCGTCGCTGCGCATCGTCCGGCTCAACGCGGCCGGCACCCACGTGCTCAGCGGCGCTACCAGCCGCCAGCTGAGCCGCTCGGACCGCATCGTGGAGAACCCCGTCCTCGTCAAGCGCGGCGGCGCGTACATCCTGTTCGCCTCGCGCGGCCCCTATAACAAGTGCAGCTACGAGACCATCTGGATGCGGGCCTCCAGCCTGGCCGCCAACGCCTTCAACACCGCCACTCAGCACACGCTGCTCACCCCCGCGAGCACGGAGGGGGTGTGCGGCCCCGGCGGAGGGGACATCGCGGCGGCGCTCGACGGCGGGCAGCGCCTCTTCTTCCACGGCTGGCTGTGCGGCAGCAGCCCCTGCCCGTCCGGCTTCGACGCGCAGTCCGACACCGGGGGCCGCCGGGGAATGTACGTCGGCGTGCTGGGCTGGAGCGCCAGCAACGATCCCGTCGTCAACCTGTTCCTCAACCCAGGGGACTGA
- a CDS encoding ATP-binding cassette domain-containing protein: MNTKMATSKQLLADSHGLIRVQGARENNLKDVSVEIPKRRLTVFTGVSGSGKSSLVFGIIAAESQRLINETYSAFVQGFMPALARPEVDVLEGLTTAIIVDQERMGANSRSTVGTVTDANAMLRVLFSRLGKPHIGSSNAFSFNVPSVRGAGQIAVEKGEGKTEKRVFTVNGGMCPRCEGMGSVNDIDLSQLYDDSKSLNEGALTVPGYTADGWYVRTFAGSGFLDPDKPIRDYTQKERHDFLYKEPTKVKVQNVNVTYEGLVPRIQKSFLSKDVDAMQPHIRAFVERAVTFTTCPECSGTRLNEAARSSKIKGINIAEACAMQINDLAEWVRGLDKPAVAPLLTALRETLDSFVELGLGYLSLDRPSGTLSGGEAQRTKMIRHLGSSLTDVTYVFDEPTAGLHPHDIQRMNSLLLRLRDKGNTVLVVEHKPETIAIADHAVDLGPGAGTAGGKVVFEGTVEALRASGTLTGRHLSDRASLKPSVRTPSGVMEVRGARTHNLKGVDVDIPLGVLVVVTGVAGSGKSSLIHGSVCGREGVVSVDQTPIRGSRRSNPATYTDLLEPIRKAFAKANGVKPALFSANSEGACPVCNGAGVIYTDLAMMAGVTSVCEECEGRRFQASVLDYRLGGLNIAEVLDLPVDEAVRFFDTGKARTPAAHAILQRMADVGLGYLRLGQPLTTLSGGERQRLKLATHMGAEGGVYVLDEPTTGLHLADLKQLLGLLDRLVDSGKSVIVIEHNQAVMAHADWIIDLGPGAGHDGGRIVFEGTPANLVAARPTLTGEHLAAFTGGRKTSH, from the coding sequence ATGAACACGAAGATGGCCACCTCCAAACAGCTCCTCGCAGACAGCCACGGCCTGATCCGCGTCCAGGGTGCCCGTGAGAACAACCTGAAGGACGTCAGCGTCGAGATCCCCAAGCGGCGTTTGACGGTGTTTACCGGCGTCTCGGGCTCGGGCAAGTCGTCGCTGGTGTTCGGCATCATCGCCGCGGAATCACAGCGGCTGATCAACGAGACCTACAGCGCGTTCGTGCAGGGATTCATGCCGGCGCTGGCCCGGCCCGAGGTCGACGTCCTGGAAGGGCTGACGACCGCGATCATCGTTGACCAGGAGCGAATGGGCGCCAACTCCCGCTCGACGGTCGGCACGGTGACCGATGCCAACGCGATGCTGCGGGTGCTGTTCAGCCGTCTCGGCAAACCGCACATCGGCTCGTCCAACGCCTTCTCGTTCAACGTTCCGTCGGTCCGCGGCGCCGGGCAGATCGCGGTCGAGAAGGGAGAGGGCAAAACCGAGAAGCGCGTCTTCACTGTCAACGGTGGCATGTGCCCGCGCTGCGAGGGCATGGGCTCGGTCAACGACATCGATCTGTCCCAGCTGTACGACGACAGCAAATCCCTCAATGAGGGGGCGCTCACGGTCCCCGGCTACACGGCTGACGGCTGGTACGTGCGCACCTTCGCGGGCTCGGGTTTCCTGGACCCGGACAAGCCGATCCGCGACTACACCCAGAAGGAGCGCCACGACTTCCTCTACAAAGAGCCCACCAAGGTGAAGGTTCAGAACGTGAACGTCACCTACGAGGGCCTGGTTCCGCGGATCCAGAAGTCGTTCCTGTCCAAGGACGTCGACGCGATGCAGCCGCACATCCGGGCGTTCGTGGAGCGCGCGGTCACCTTCACCACCTGTCCCGAGTGCAGCGGTACCCGCCTCAACGAGGCCGCCCGCTCCTCCAAGATCAAGGGGATCAACATCGCCGAGGCCTGCGCGATGCAGATCAACGACCTGGCCGAGTGGGTGCGCGGTCTGGACAAGCCGGCCGTCGCGCCGCTGCTCACGGCGCTGCGCGAGACGCTCGACTCGTTCGTGGAGCTCGGGCTGGGCTACCTCAGCCTCGACCGGCCGTCCGGCACGCTGTCGGGCGGTGAGGCGCAGCGCACCAAGATGATCCGCCACCTCGGCTCGTCGCTCACCGACGTGACCTACGTCTTCGACGAGCCGACGGCCGGGCTGCACCCCCACGACATCCAGCGGATGAACAGCTTGCTGTTGCGGCTGCGCGACAAGGGCAACACCGTGCTCGTGGTCGAGCACAAGCCGGAGACGATCGCGATCGCTGACCACGCCGTCGATCTCGGCCCCGGTGCTGGCACCGCTGGCGGTAAGGTGGTCTTCGAGGGCACCGTGGAGGCGCTGCGGGCCAGCGGCACGCTCACCGGGCGTCACCTGAGCGACCGGGCCTCCCTGAAACCGTCCGTGCGGACGCCGTCGGGGGTGATGGAGGTGCGCGGCGCCCGCACCCACAACCTGAAGGGCGTCGACGTCGACATCCCGCTCGGCGTGCTGGTGGTGGTGACCGGCGTGGCGGGCTCGGGCAAGAGCTCCCTCATCCACGGCTCCGTGTGTGGCCGGGAGGGGGTGGTCTCGGTCGACCAGACGCCGATCCGGGGCTCGCGGCGGAGCAACCCGGCGACCTACACCGACCTGCTGGAGCCGATCCGCAAGGCGTTCGCGAAGGCCAACGGCGTGAAGCCCGCCCTGTTCAGCGCCAACTCAGAGGGGGCCTGTCCGGTCTGCAACGGCGCCGGGGTCATCTACACCGACCTGGCCATGATGGCCGGAGTCACCTCTGTGTGCGAAGAGTGCGAGGGCCGGCGGTTCCAGGCGTCGGTGCTGGACTACCGGCTCGGCGGGCTCAACATCGCCGAGGTGCTCGACCTGCCAGTGGATGAGGCGGTCCGCTTCTTCGACACCGGCAAGGCGCGTACGCCGGCCGCGCACGCGATCCTCCAGCGCATGGCTGACGTGGGGCTCGGCTACCTGCGGCTCGGCCAACCGCTCACCACGCTGTCAGGGGGAGAGCGGCAGCGGCTCAAGCTCGCGACGCACATGGGGGCCGAGGGCGGTGTCTACGTGCTCGACGAGCCGACCACCGGGTTGCACCTGGCCGACCTCAAGCAGTTGCTCGGGCTGCTGGACCGGCTGGTCGACTCTGGAAAGTCGGTCATCGTGATCGAGCACAACCAAGCGGTGATGGCGCACGCCGACTGGATCATCGACCTCGGGCCGGGCGCGGGCCACGACGGCGGGAGGATCGTGTTCGAAGGTACCCCGGCCAACCTGGTGGCGGCGAGGCCGACGCTCACCGGCGAGCACCTGGCGGCATTCACCGGCGGCCGGAAGACGTCCCACTGA
- a CDS encoding M12 family metallopeptidase produces MFNRGMRHAAFLALGLLSTACGEQELDAVSSEHDRAVESDAVYSSQYPKGRTFQVRLAGIKDPVTAVLKGNYAFVGDQVIGEVSGTKVISADKQIMLRLDGDTEVGAMGSGIINATGQKWPNGVIPYEIDPAASAETRSAFAGAKADYDAKTSIRWVPRTNQADYVRIVTSDGCWSYVGKIGGRQDLSIGNGCGVNPARHELGHAVGLAHEQVRQDRDNWVTVNAGGSQNAIDWGSAGTPIGAYDFESMMHYRNYYVNGRWDYVPKNGFPPERVGNDRLNTFTQGDLDAIRAIYGGGGSNTGVCFYTDADYRGESFCATSDSSWVGTQFNDRISSIKVTPGYEWTVFNDINFAGSAIACGCDVPNLANYNFNDIISSFRITRK; encoded by the coding sequence ATGTTCAACCGTGGAATGCGTCACGCTGCTTTTCTGGCCTTGGGGTTGCTGAGCACTGCGTGTGGAGAGCAGGAGCTGGACGCGGTGAGCAGCGAGCACGATCGCGCGGTGGAAAGCGACGCCGTGTACAGCTCCCAGTACCCGAAAGGCCGGACCTTCCAGGTGCGGCTGGCCGGTATCAAGGATCCCGTCACGGCGGTGCTCAAGGGCAACTACGCCTTCGTCGGCGACCAGGTGATCGGTGAAGTTTCTGGCACGAAGGTGATCAGCGCGGACAAGCAGATCATGCTGCGGCTGGACGGCGACACGGAAGTCGGAGCCATGGGCTCCGGCATCATCAACGCCACCGGGCAGAAGTGGCCCAACGGTGTCATCCCGTACGAGATCGACCCCGCCGCGTCGGCGGAGACGCGCTCGGCCTTCGCGGGCGCCAAGGCGGACTATGACGCCAAGACGTCCATCCGCTGGGTGCCCCGGACCAACCAGGCCGACTACGTGCGGATCGTCACCAGCGACGGCTGTTGGAGCTACGTGGGCAAGATCGGCGGCCGGCAGGACCTGTCGATCGGCAACGGCTGCGGGGTGAACCCGGCCCGGCACGAGCTCGGCCACGCGGTCGGCCTGGCGCACGAGCAGGTACGTCAAGACCGCGACAACTGGGTCACCGTCAACGCGGGTGGCAGCCAGAACGCCATTGACTGGGGCTCGGCGGGCACGCCCATCGGGGCGTACGACTTCGAGTCGATGATGCACTACCGCAACTACTACGTGAATGGCCGTTGGGATTACGTTCCCAAGAACGGCTTCCCCCCGGAGCGGGTTGGCAACGACCGCCTCAACACCTTCACCCAGGGCGACCTCGATGCCATTCGCGCCATCTACGGCGGTGGTGGCTCGAACACCGGCGTCTGCTTCTACACGGACGCCGACTACCGGGGCGAGAGCTTCTGCGCCACCAGCGACAGCTCGTGGGTCGGGACGCAGTTCAATGACCGCATCTCCTCGATCAAGGTGACCCCCGGCTACGAGTGGACGGTGTTCAACGACATCAACTTCGCCGGAAGTGCCATCGCGTGTGGCTGTGATGTGCCGAACCTGGCGAATTACAACTTCAACGACATCATCTCGTCGTTCCGCATCACGCGGAAGTAA
- a CDS encoding alpha/beta fold hydrolase: MHLPHRNFSLLVLCLVALGTQAFAQPKQKAPGSYAKINGLELYYEVHGKGRPLVLLHGGLGSTSMFGDNLKALAKHYKVIAVDLQGHGRTADIDRPLSVELMADDVAALIQHLKLGRADVFGYSLGGGVALLVGVRHPELVNKLVIVSTAFRRNAYYPEILAQQGQVNEGAAEMMKQTPMYQGYVAIAPRPQDFPKLLTKIGEAMKQDFDFSKQIASLQAPTLVMAADADLFPPSHAVEFFGLLGGGKRDGGWDGAGRPKSRLAILPGLTHYNVFASPLMVSVALPFLQEGT; this comes from the coding sequence ATGCACCTGCCACACCGGAATTTCTCGCTTCTCGTCCTCTGCCTCGTCGCCCTGGGAACGCAGGCCTTCGCTCAACCCAAGCAGAAGGCGCCTGGCAGCTACGCGAAGATCAACGGGCTCGAGCTCTACTATGAGGTTCATGGCAAGGGCCGGCCCCTGGTGCTCCTCCACGGAGGGCTCGGGTCGACGTCCATGTTCGGCGACAACCTCAAGGCCCTCGCGAAGCACTACAAGGTCATCGCGGTGGATCTTCAGGGGCACGGGCGGACGGCCGACATCGACCGGCCGCTCAGCGTCGAGCTGATGGCCGATGACGTCGCGGCCCTCATCCAGCACCTCAAGCTGGGACGGGCGGACGTGTTCGGCTACTCCCTGGGCGGTGGCGTCGCGCTGCTGGTGGGCGTGCGCCACCCGGAGCTCGTGAACAAGCTCGTCATCGTCTCCACGGCGTTCCGCCGCAATGCCTACTACCCGGAGATCCTCGCCCAGCAGGGGCAGGTCAACGAAGGGGCCGCCGAGATGATGAAGCAGACGCCCATGTACCAGGGCTACGTGGCCATCGCTCCCCGCCCCCAGGACTTCCCCAAGCTCCTGACGAAGATCGGCGAGGCGATGAAGCAGGACTTCGATTTCTCGAAGCAGATCGCCTCGCTCCAGGCGCCCACGCTGGTCATGGCGGCCGACGCGGACCTGTTCCCCCCCTCGCACGCCGTGGAGTTCTTCGGACTGCTCGGCGGTGGCAAGCGGGACGGGGGCTGGGATGGCGCGGGGCGGCCGAAGTCGCGGCTCGCCATTCTGCCGGGGCTGACGCACTACAACGTCTTCGCCTCGCCGCTCATGGTCTCCGTTGCACTGCCGTTCCTGCAGGAAGGCACCTGA
- a CDS encoding PA0069 family radical SAM protein: MKPRPVSNPPNPWASTEVEYLEEIPPSRLEVLEDHSREVMAHNNSPDVCFTWSVNPYRGCMHACAYCYARPTHEYLSLGAGTDFETRIVVKPHAAELLREAFERPRWQGETVAFSGVTDCYQPLESSLRLTRACLEVCAEYRNPVAIITKAPLIERDLDVLQTLAREAQLWVSISLPFHNPELARAMEPYVATPKRRLLTIERLAAAGISVAVSVAPIIPGLNDEDIAKVLASAREAGATRAHYTLLRLPGPVKDVFEERLRAKLPLRAERVLHRIRETRGGELSDARFQHRMRGEGLYAETISQLFHTAARKVGMRMSSVTEDAPTSFRRPPRPKAQLSLF, translated from the coding sequence ATGAAGCCACGTCCGGTCTCCAACCCACCCAACCCCTGGGCCAGCACCGAGGTGGAGTACCTCGAGGAGATTCCACCTTCCCGCCTGGAGGTGCTGGAGGACCACAGCCGCGAGGTGATGGCCCACAACAACAGCCCGGACGTCTGCTTCACCTGGAGCGTGAACCCTTACCGGGGGTGCATGCACGCCTGCGCTTACTGCTACGCCCGCCCCACGCACGAGTACCTGAGCCTGGGGGCGGGCACGGACTTCGAGACGCGCATCGTCGTGAAGCCCCACGCCGCGGAGCTGCTCCGGGAAGCCTTCGAGCGCCCCCGCTGGCAAGGCGAGACGGTGGCCTTCAGCGGTGTCACCGACTGCTACCAGCCCCTGGAGTCCTCGCTGCGCCTGACCCGCGCGTGCCTGGAGGTCTGCGCCGAGTACCGGAACCCCGTGGCCATCATCACCAAGGCCCCCCTCATCGAGCGGGATCTGGACGTGCTCCAGACCCTGGCCCGCGAGGCCCAGCTGTGGGTGAGCATCAGCCTGCCCTTCCACAATCCGGAGCTGGCACGGGCCATGGAGCCCTACGTGGCCACGCCGAAGCGGCGCCTGCTCACCATCGAGCGGCTGGCGGCGGCTGGCATCTCGGTGGCGGTGTCCGTGGCCCCCATCATCCCGGGCCTCAACGATGAGGACATCGCCAAGGTGCTCGCCTCGGCCCGGGAGGCCGGGGCCACGCGCGCCCACTACACCCTGCTGCGGCTGCCCGGCCCCGTGAAGGACGTCTTCGAGGAGCGGCTGCGGGCCAAGTTGCCCCTGCGCGCCGAGCGGGTCCTGCACCGCATCCGGGAGACGCGCGGCGGAGAGCTGTCCGACGCGCGCTTCCAGCACCGCATGCGTGGAGAGGGGCTCTACGCGGAGACCATCTCCCAGCTCTTCCACACCGCCGCGCGCAAAGTGGGCATGCGCATGTCCTCCGTGACGGAGGACGCGCCCACCTCGTTCCGGCGGCCCCCGCGGCCCAAGGCACAGCTCAGCCTCTTCTGA
- a CDS encoding chalcone isomerase family protein, whose protein sequence is MNSTLSALVLSLTLALPALAQEKTVAGVKFPATLAVEGKELKLNGAGLRTKAIFKVYTVGLYLETPSQDATQILSSDQIKRVRMTMLRDLEKSKITDAISDGIQKNNKAQMPALQQRLDTFKAAIPDLKKGDELVLTYVPGKGTSVQSKAGQEISVEGKDFADALFGVWLGKSPVDGGLKDGMLGKED, encoded by the coding sequence ATGAACTCGACGCTGTCCGCCCTCGTGCTGAGCCTGACCCTCGCGCTGCCTGCCCTCGCCCAGGAGAAGACGGTGGCGGGGGTGAAGTTCCCCGCGACCCTGGCGGTGGAGGGCAAGGAGCTGAAGCTCAACGGGGCGGGCCTGCGCACCAAGGCCATCTTCAAGGTCTACACGGTGGGGCTCTACCTGGAGACGCCGTCGCAGGACGCCACGCAGATCCTCAGCTCGGATCAGATCAAGCGCGTGCGGATGACGATGCTGCGCGACCTGGAGAAGTCGAAGATCACCGACGCCATCTCCGACGGCATCCAGAAGAACAACAAGGCGCAGATGCCCGCGCTGCAACAGCGGCTGGACACCTTCAAGGCGGCCATCCCGGACCTGAAGAAGGGCGATGAGCTGGTGCTCACCTATGTGCCGGGCAAGGGCACGAGCGTGCAGAGCAAGGCGGGCCAGGAGATCTCCGTGGAGGGCAAGGACTTCGCGGATGCGCTCTTCGGGGTGTGGCTGGGCAAGAGCCCCGTGGACGGGGGCCTCAAGGACGGCATGCTCGGCAAGGAGGACTGA
- the serC gene encoding 3-phosphoserine/phosphohydroxythreonine transaminase, producing the protein MRVINFNAGPAGLPLPALERARDELLEFQGSGMSIMEHSHRGKEYDAVHEEAIALLTKLLAIPDTHQVLFLQGGASQQFAQIPMNFLTPETSADFLMTGVWSEKAFDEAKYYGKPRIAATTVNADKRYTRVPRQDELKVDPRAAYVHMTSNNTIYGTQWHTFPDVGAVPLVADMSSDLLWKPIDVSQFALIYAGAQKNVGPSGIVIVVVAKEFMARGRQDIPKIFRYSTYAENNSLYNTPPTFAIYLCRNVLSWIQDVGGLKQLEAWNRQKGDLLYAAIDRHPEFYRGPVEKDSRSYMNVVFRLPTEALDEAFVAESKKAGMVGLKGHRSAGGIRVSLYNAVTVDNVRALVSFMDEFVRTRG; encoded by the coding sequence ATGCGCGTCATCAACTTCAACGCTGGACCTGCCGGGCTGCCGCTGCCGGCGCTGGAGCGAGCCCGCGACGAGCTGCTCGAGTTCCAGGGCTCGGGCATGAGCATCATGGAGCACAGCCACCGCGGCAAGGAGTACGACGCCGTCCACGAGGAGGCCATCGCGCTGCTCACGAAGCTGCTGGCCATCCCCGACACCCACCAGGTGCTCTTCCTGCAGGGCGGCGCCTCGCAGCAGTTCGCGCAGATTCCGATGAACTTCCTCACGCCGGAGACCAGCGCGGACTTCCTGATGACGGGGGTGTGGAGCGAGAAGGCCTTCGACGAGGCGAAGTACTACGGCAAGCCGCGCATCGCGGCCACCACCGTGAACGCGGACAAGCGCTACACGCGCGTGCCGCGGCAGGACGAGCTGAAGGTGGACCCCCGGGCGGCGTATGTCCACATGACGAGCAACAACACCATCTACGGGACGCAGTGGCACACGTTCCCGGACGTGGGCGCCGTGCCGCTGGTGGCGGACATGAGCTCGGACCTGCTGTGGAAGCCCATCGACGTGAGCCAGTTCGCGCTCATCTACGCGGGCGCGCAGAAGAACGTGGGCCCCTCGGGCATCGTCATCGTGGTGGTGGCCAAGGAGTTCATGGCCCGGGGACGCCAGGACATCCCGAAGATCTTCCGCTACAGCACCTACGCGGAGAACAACTCGCTCTACAACACGCCGCCCACGTTCGCGATCTACCTGTGCCGCAACGTGCTGTCGTGGATCCAGGACGTGGGCGGGCTGAAGCAGCTGGAGGCCTGGAACCGCCAGAAGGGGGACCTGCTCTATGCGGCCATTGACCGCCACCCGGAGTTCTACCGGGGGCCGGTGGAGAAGGACTCCCGCTCGTACATGAACGTGGTGTTCCGGCTGCCCACCGAGGCGCTGGACGAGGCCTTCGTGGCCGAGTCGAAGAAGGCGGGCATGGTGGGGCTCAAGGGGCACCGCAGCGCGGGGGGCATCCGCGTGTCGCTCTACAATGCGGTGACAGTGGACAATGTCCGGGCGCTGGTGTCCTTCATGGACGAATTCGTCCGGACACGCGGTTAG
- a CDS encoding DNA-binding domain-containing protein, which yields MKPGLRHFFDSMTDFLAAPSGLERLRASHPGWDEAPARVALYGEFVSHHVRATLAKLYPYTQASVGPECWTALLDGFEVQRPARHYEMNQLGEGFPAYVADQAEALGLKAFIPALARFEWTDWTVYASEEPLPGPVERLTVNPTLAMLQHPFRLCAWVRGQCQAPAPQEGEEMALLWRHPQQLTTWFMPAHDRALLVVKMALEGLSPEAVAAATGMLVDTVHRAVAGCVREGFILSP from the coding sequence ATGAAGCCCGGCTTGCGGCACTTCTTCGACTCGATGACGGACTTCCTGGCGGCCCCTTCCGGGCTGGAGCGCCTGCGGGCCTCCCACCCCGGCTGGGACGAAGCCCCCGCCCGCGTGGCGCTCTACGGCGAGTTCGTGAGCCACCACGTCCGTGCGACGCTGGCGAAGCTCTATCCGTATACCCAGGCGAGCGTGGGCCCCGAGTGCTGGACCGCCTTGCTGGATGGGTTTGAGGTCCAACGGCCTGCCCGGCACTACGAGATGAACCAGCTGGGAGAGGGGTTCCCGGCCTACGTGGCGGACCAGGCCGAGGCCCTGGGGCTGAAGGCGTTCATCCCCGCGCTGGCACGCTTCGAGTGGACGGACTGGACGGTCTACGCCTCCGAGGAGCCGCTGCCGGGGCCGGTGGAGCGGCTCACGGTGAACCCCACGCTCGCGATGTTGCAGCACCCGTTCCGGCTCTGCGCCTGGGTGCGGGGCCAGTGCCAGGCCCCCGCGCCTCAGGAAGGGGAGGAGATGGCGCTGCTGTGGCGCCATCCCCAGCAGCTGACGACGTGGTTCATGCCCGCCCATGACCGGGCGCTGCTGGTGGTGAAGATGGCCCTGGAGGGGCTGTCGCCCGAGGCGGTGGCGGCGGCCACGGGCATGCTGGTGGACACCGTCCACCGGGCGGTGGCGGGGTGCGTCCGCGAGGGGTTCATCCTCAGTCCCTGA
- a CDS encoding DUF692 domain-containing protein → MSHGYAHRHGLKFLGAGIGLRRGFYETLPLTERALDWVEIVPENFLTLGGRSQQALDACAERWPLLPHGVGLNIGGPDPLDDGYITRLAALTRRLESPFFSDHLCYSRLGGVYLHDLLPLPFNEEAVEHVVPRVREVMDRVGRPFLLENPSYYARMPGGTLSEATFLRCVAEEADCGLLLDVNNIYVNAQNHGYAPRAFVDALPLERVVQIHLAGHERRPDVLIDTHGGPVCDGVWSLYRYVLERTGPVSTLIEWDQDIPSLEAVLDEADGARKLLKEAVR, encoded by the coding sequence GTGTCCCACGGCTACGCCCACAGGCATGGATTGAAGTTCCTCGGCGCGGGGATCGGGCTGCGGCGCGGGTTCTACGAGACGTTGCCGCTCACGGAGCGCGCGCTCGACTGGGTGGAGATCGTCCCCGAGAACTTTCTGACCCTGGGCGGACGCTCTCAACAGGCCTTGGACGCCTGTGCCGAGCGCTGGCCGCTGCTCCCCCACGGGGTGGGGCTGAACATCGGCGGGCCGGATCCGCTGGACGACGGCTACATCACCCGCCTGGCAGCGCTGACACGGCGGCTGGAGTCGCCCTTCTTCTCGGATCACCTCTGCTATTCGCGCCTGGGCGGGGTGTACCTGCATGACCTGCTGCCGCTGCCCTTCAACGAGGAGGCGGTGGAGCACGTGGTTCCCCGGGTCCGCGAGGTGATGGACCGGGTGGGCCGTCCCTTCCTGCTGGAGAACCCGAGCTATTACGCGCGCATGCCGGGAGGGACGCTGAGCGAGGCCACCTTCCTGCGCTGCGTGGCCGAAGAGGCCGACTGTGGCCTGCTGCTGGATGTGAACAACATCTATGTGAACGCCCAGAACCACGGCTACGCGCCGCGGGCGTTCGTGGACGCGCTGCCGCTGGAGCGGGTGGTGCAGATTCACCTGGCCGGGCACGAGCGCCGGCCGGACGTGCTCATCGACACCCATGGCGGCCCCGTATGTGACGGCGTGTGGTCGCTCTACCGCTACGTGCTGGAGCGCACCGGGCCCGTGTCCACGCTCATCGAGTGGGACCAGGACATCCCCTCGCTGGAGGCGGTGCTGGACGAGGCGGATGGGGCCCGGAAGCTCCTGAAGGAGGCCGTGCGATGA